One Streptomyces drozdowiczii DNA segment encodes these proteins:
- a CDS encoding pre-peptidase C-terminal domain-containing protein has protein sequence MASPQAAGAVAVLLSAASASHVEVSPAGMRSALTGSATYLPDQPAYAQGAGLVSVPAAWKLLAKGPKPTSYSVEAPVCGVLAAMLTTPKSGTGVYNRCSPDDGGQSLHRPKNYTVKLTRTGPGSREARLSWLGNDGTFSAPRTVRLDRGRATSVTVRARAKSAGAHSALLRVDDPATPGVDRLVPVTVVAAADPAKPSYAVSTGGAVDRNATRSFFVSVPEGAAALKVDLSGVARDSQTRFLAVDPQGMPVEDTAVSRCYTHFSDEADCAPGSRTYRQPMPGVWEFEVEARRTSPLLTNPYRLTATVQGATLDPASSVIDRAALHAATEKSFTAVNRFAPVTAHAVGGALGALSEAHPAVADQDMTGKQVTVPRDATRFEVSMGNASDPDADLDLYLVAQSGALVASSTNGGSRESIVIDKPTPGYYLLYIAGTDVPSGSTEFDIQDTMFSSSLGSVTVDQDKPVRLASGRSVKVSGRLVADTVPPAGRRMVGRFSLASDTGTLLGSADVLLGEVSTPHAEVTSSFGPALAFSLDDTGRVAGSRQVSGKGRPMRWDAENGVTLLDNADARDGHVLGQSPTKGYATGQLTLAEGTRAGVWDADGKLTTLPLPDWEDYRFARGFAVNDSGTVVGNATGTITDPATGRSLEVNEGFVWSAADGFRKLPHLTDSRGLTEPIAVNNDGIVVGHSAKDGKRRAVEWDADGRITDLGTLPGMPDSYAESVNASGTVVGASGDDAFVLKPGGTMTRLPDFGFDAKALKVNDAGWIMGTAQTAPDTETAVVWDPEGRMYELSAMTGSSRFVPLEGISLNNRGEVAYYAMDVEDGGSTKVVLAELPS, from the coding sequence ATGGCCTCACCGCAGGCCGCGGGTGCCGTCGCCGTCCTGCTCTCGGCCGCGTCCGCCTCGCACGTCGAGGTGTCGCCGGCCGGGATGCGCTCCGCGCTGACCGGCTCGGCGACGTATCTGCCGGACCAGCCGGCGTACGCGCAGGGGGCCGGCCTCGTCTCCGTACCGGCGGCGTGGAAGCTGCTGGCGAAGGGCCCGAAGCCGACGTCGTACTCCGTCGAGGCACCGGTCTGCGGTGTCCTCGCGGCCATGCTGACCACTCCCAAATCCGGTACCGGCGTGTACAACCGCTGCTCCCCCGACGACGGCGGGCAGTCGCTGCACCGTCCGAAGAACTACACGGTGAAGCTCACCCGCACCGGCCCCGGCAGCCGTGAGGCCCGCCTCTCCTGGCTCGGCAACGACGGTACGTTCAGCGCCCCGCGCACGGTGCGGCTGGACCGGGGCAGGGCCACCTCCGTCACCGTCCGCGCCCGGGCGAAGTCCGCCGGGGCGCACTCGGCGCTGCTGCGCGTGGACGACCCGGCGACCCCGGGCGTCGACCGGCTGGTCCCGGTCACCGTCGTGGCCGCCGCCGACCCGGCGAAGCCGTCGTACGCGGTGTCCACCGGCGGCGCGGTGGACCGCAACGCCACCCGCTCGTTCTTCGTCTCCGTGCCCGAGGGCGCGGCGGCGCTGAAGGTGGACCTGTCCGGCGTCGCCCGGGACAGCCAGACCCGGTTCCTGGCGGTCGACCCGCAGGGCATGCCGGTCGAGGACACCGCCGTGAGCCGCTGCTACACCCACTTCTCGGACGAGGCGGACTGCGCCCCGGGCTCGCGCACGTACCGGCAGCCGATGCCGGGCGTCTGGGAGTTCGAGGTGGAGGCGCGCCGCACCTCGCCGCTGCTCACCAACCCGTACCGGCTGACCGCGACCGTGCAGGGCGCCACGCTCGACCCGGCGTCCTCGGTGATCGACCGGGCGGCGCTGCACGCGGCGACCGAGAAGAGCTTCACGGCCGTCAACCGGTTCGCGCCGGTGACCGCGCACGCGGTGGGCGGCGCCCTGGGCGCCCTCTCCGAGGCCCACCCGGCCGTCGCCGACCAGGACATGACCGGCAAGCAGGTCACGGTGCCCCGGGACGCGACGCGCTTCGAGGTGTCGATGGGCAACGCCTCCGACCCGGACGCGGACCTGGACCTGTATCTGGTGGCCCAGTCGGGGGCGCTCGTCGCGTCCTCCACCAACGGCGGCTCCCGTGAGTCGATCGTGATCGACAAGCCCACGCCCGGGTACTACCTGCTCTACATCGCCGGTACGGACGTGCCGTCGGGCAGCACCGAATTCGACATCCAGGACACGATGTTCTCCTCGTCGCTCGGTTCGGTGACCGTGGACCAGGACAAGCCGGTGCGCCTGGCGTCGGGCAGGTCGGTGAAGGTGAGCGGGCGTCTGGTGGCGGACACCGTGCCGCCGGCGGGCCGCCGCATGGTGGGCCGGTTCTCGCTGGCCTCCGACACGGGCACCCTGCTGGGCAGCGCCGATGTGCTGCTCGGCGAGGTCAGCACGCCGCACGCGGAGGTCACGTCCTCGTTCGGCCCGGCCCTCGCCTTCAGCCTGGACGACACCGGCCGGGTCGCGGGTTCCCGGCAGGTGTCCGGCAAGGGCCGGCCGATGCGCTGGGACGCGGAGAACGGCGTCACGCTGCTCGACAACGCGGACGCCCGTGACGGTCACGTCCTCGGCCAGAGCCCGACCAAGGGGTACGCCACCGGTCAGCTGACGCTCGCCGAGGGCACCCGGGCGGGCGTCTGGGACGCGGACGGCAAGCTCACCACGCTGCCGCTGCCCGACTGGGAGGACTACCGCTTCGCGCGCGGCTTCGCCGTCAACGACTCCGGCACGGTCGTCGGCAACGCCACGGGCACCATCACCGACCCGGCCACCGGCCGCAGCCTCGAAGTGAACGAGGGCTTCGTCTGGAGCGCGGCGGACGGCTTCCGCAAGCTGCCGCACCTCACCGACAGCCGCGGCCTGACCGAACCGATCGCCGTCAACAACGACGGCATCGTGGTCGGCCACTCCGCCAAGGACGGCAAGCGCCGTGCCGTCGAGTGGGACGCGGACGGGAGGATCACCGACCTGGGCACGCTGCCGGGCATGCCCGACAGCTACGCCGAGTCGGTCAACGCCTCCGGCACGGTCGTCGGCGCCAGCGGTGACGACGCGTTCGTCCTGAAGCCCGGTGGCACGATGACCCGGCTGCCCGACTTCGGCTTCGACGCCAAGGCACTGAAGGTGAACGACGCCGGCTGGATCATGGGCACCGCGCAGACCGCGCCGGACACGGAGACCGCGGTCGTGTGGGACCCGGAGGGCCGCATGTACGAGCTGTCGGCCATGACCGGCTCCTCGCGCTTCGTGCCACTGGAGGGCATCTCCCTCAACAACCGGGGCGAGGTGGCGTACTACGCCATGGACGTGGAGGACGGCGGCTCGACCAAGGTCGTCCTGGCCGAGCTGCCTTCCTGA
- a CDS encoding S8 family serine peptidase, with the protein MSRPITTRRRRRFTAAVLAAGLTGSLMSLSAPPAQAADVPHPLGTAVPDAPKKALTAQRDKLGAHDRTLLQKAESRKAGTVTVLLATGEGDTEALRKKVADLGGRVARADDRLGYVRATVPTGKVTALAALSSVRAVDLDETFKIPDPSPVTSRDKKDTKDHGGHGPTTPKAPGRTTPADNPYLPVAETGSTGFTEDHRSWDGRGVTVGILDTGVDLAHPALRTTTTGQPKVADWVTATDPVTDNDPTWLEMRLKVTAKDGTFRYGGVDYKAPDGEYEFQLFEESGTWGGELEGDVNRDGDYNDTFGVLYRKTDHRVWVDANLDRTFGDADVVEPYAKSGKWAAFGKDDPATAVAESMPFTVEYRDDVDLSARGGTSAGKKADFVSIGIVSGAHATHVAGITAGHGLFGGKMDGAAPGTRIVSERVCLFAAGCTSYALTEGMIDVVVDKRVDVVNLSIGGLPALNDGANVRSVLYNRLIDEYGVHIVSSAGNDGPGMNTVSDPAVTDKVIAVGASVSKDTWWADYGSEVRDRRSLFPFSARGPREDGGMKPEIVAPGAAVSSIPTWLPGEGVPQAGYELPRATACSTVRRWPHRRPRVPSPSCSRPRPPRTSRCRRPGCAPR; encoded by the coding sequence ATGTCCCGCCCCATCACCACGCGCCGCAGACGCCGGTTCACCGCCGCCGTCCTGGCGGCCGGCCTGACCGGCTCGCTGATGAGCCTGTCGGCACCGCCCGCCCAAGCCGCCGACGTGCCGCACCCGTTGGGCACCGCCGTCCCGGACGCGCCCAAGAAGGCCCTGACCGCCCAGCGCGACAAGCTGGGCGCCCACGACCGTACCCTCCTCCAGAAGGCGGAGAGCAGGAAGGCCGGGACGGTCACCGTGCTGCTGGCCACCGGCGAGGGCGACACCGAGGCGCTGCGCAAGAAGGTCGCGGACCTCGGCGGCCGGGTCGCCAGGGCCGACGACAGGCTGGGCTACGTCCGCGCCACCGTGCCGACCGGCAAGGTCACCGCGCTCGCCGCCCTCTCCTCGGTCCGGGCCGTCGACCTCGACGAGACCTTCAAGATCCCCGACCCGTCACCGGTCACCAGCAGGGACAAGAAGGACACGAAGGACCACGGCGGCCACGGCCCCACCACGCCGAAGGCCCCCGGCCGCACCACCCCGGCCGACAACCCCTACCTGCCCGTGGCCGAGACCGGGTCCACCGGCTTCACCGAGGACCACCGCTCCTGGGACGGCCGGGGCGTGACCGTCGGCATCCTGGACACCGGGGTCGACCTCGCCCACCCGGCGCTCCGCACCACCACGACCGGACAGCCGAAGGTCGCGGACTGGGTCACCGCGACCGACCCGGTGACCGACAACGACCCGACCTGGCTGGAGATGCGGCTGAAGGTCACCGCGAAGGACGGCACCTTCCGCTACGGCGGGGTCGACTACAAGGCGCCGGACGGGGAGTACGAGTTCCAGCTCTTCGAGGAGTCCGGCACCTGGGGCGGCGAGCTGGAAGGGGACGTCAACCGGGACGGCGACTACAACGACACGTTCGGCGTCCTGTACCGCAAGACGGACCACCGGGTGTGGGTCGACGCGAACCTCGACCGGACCTTCGGCGACGCCGATGTGGTCGAGCCGTACGCGAAGTCCGGCAAGTGGGCCGCCTTCGGCAAGGACGACCCCGCGACGGCCGTCGCCGAGTCGATGCCGTTCACCGTGGAGTACCGCGACGACGTGGACCTTTCGGCACGGGGCGGCACGAGCGCCGGCAAGAAGGCGGACTTCGTCAGCATCGGTATCGTCTCCGGCGCCCACGCCACCCATGTCGCCGGAATCACCGCGGGCCACGGCCTGTTCGGCGGGAAGATGGACGGCGCCGCGCCCGGCACCCGCATCGTCTCCGAGCGCGTCTGCCTCTTCGCCGCCGGCTGCACCTCGTACGCCCTCACCGAGGGCATGATCGACGTCGTCGTGGACAAGCGGGTGGACGTCGTCAACCTCTCGATCGGCGGGCTGCCCGCGCTCAACGACGGCGCCAACGTCCGCTCGGTCCTCTACAACCGGCTGATCGACGAGTACGGCGTGCACATCGTCTCGTCGGCCGGCAACGACGGTCCCGGCATGAACACGGTGTCCGATCCGGCGGTGACGGACAAGGTCATCGCGGTCGGCGCCTCGGTCAGCAAGGACACCTGGTGGGCGGATTACGGCTCCGAGGTGCGGGACCGCCGGTCGCTGTTCCCGTTCTCCGCGCGCGGGCCGCGTGAGGACGGCGGGATGAAGCCGGAGATCGTCGCCCCGGGCGCCGCGGTCTCCTCCATCCCGACCTGGCTGCCCGGCGAGGGCGTGCCCCAGGCGGGCTACGAACTTCCCCGGGCTACGGCATGTTCAACGGTACGTCGATGGCCTCACCGCAGGCCGCGGGTGCCGTCGCCGTCCTGCTCTCGGCCGCGTCCGCCTCGCACGTCGAGGTGTCGCCGGCCGGGATGCGCTCCGCGCTGA
- a CDS encoding MSMEG_6728 family protein yields MQTFLPFSGFTESAGVLDARRLGKQRVEALQVLRGLTVPGYGWRRHPAVRMWAGYEEALVRYGLDVCAVWTAEGRADTCAGTLVHDFRAHTGGAPVRSQPELSAEGELPPWLGDPEFHRSHQSALLRKDPEHYRGRFPGVPDDLPYVWPASDRS; encoded by the coding sequence ATGCAGACCTTTCTCCCCTTCTCCGGCTTCACGGAGTCGGCCGGCGTCCTGGACGCCAGACGGCTCGGCAAGCAGCGGGTGGAGGCTCTGCAGGTGCTCCGCGGCCTGACCGTGCCGGGTTACGGGTGGCGCAGGCATCCGGCGGTCCGCATGTGGGCGGGATACGAGGAGGCGCTCGTCCGGTACGGGCTCGACGTCTGCGCGGTCTGGACGGCCGAGGGGCGCGCCGACACCTGCGCCGGCACCCTGGTCCACGACTTCCGGGCCCACACGGGCGGCGCGCCGGTCCGCTCCCAGCCCGAGCTGTCGGCGGAGGGGGAGCTTCCGCCGTGGCTGGGCGATCCGGAGTTCCATCGCAGCCATCAGTCGGCGCTGCTCCGCAAGGACCCGGAGCACTACCGGGGCCGGTTCCCGGGCGTGCCGGACGACCTGCCGTACGTGTGGCCGGCGTCGGACAGGTCCTAG
- a CDS encoding TetR/AcrR family transcriptional regulator C-terminal domain-containing protein: MSTERRAPLDRRRVADTALRLLNEVGLDGLTLRAIAKELDVKAPALYWHFKDKQALLDEMATEMYRRMLAGTPLDPADTWRELLRKSNHALRTSLLGYRDGAKVFSGSRFTGAVHAEQMEESLRLLTAAGFTLAQAVRAATTTYMFTLGFVIEQQGAEPLPGLRREGFDVDERARMLAAYPLTAAAGAEIFADYEQHYGEALDLVIAGIAAAYGVD; the protein is encoded by the coding sequence GTGAGTACCGAACGACGCGCCCCCCTCGACCGCCGACGGGTCGCGGACACGGCGTTGCGGCTGCTGAACGAGGTCGGCCTGGACGGGCTGACCCTGCGCGCCATCGCGAAGGAGCTGGACGTCAAGGCGCCCGCCCTGTACTGGCACTTCAAGGACAAGCAGGCGCTGCTGGACGAGATGGCGACGGAGATGTACCGGCGCATGCTGGCCGGCACCCCGCTCGACCCGGCCGACACCTGGCGGGAGCTGCTGCGGAAGTCCAACCACGCCCTGCGCACGTCGCTGCTCGGCTACCGGGACGGCGCGAAGGTCTTCAGCGGTTCGCGCTTCACCGGCGCGGTGCACGCCGAGCAGATGGAGGAGAGCCTGCGCCTGCTCACCGCCGCCGGGTTCACCCTGGCCCAGGCGGTGCGGGCGGCCACCACGACGTACATGTTCACGCTCGGTTTCGTCATCGAGCAGCAGGGCGCCGAGCCCCTGCCGGGCCTGCGCCGGGAAGGCTTCGACGTGGACGAGCGGGCGCGGATGCTCGCCGCCTACCCGCTCACCGCCGCGGCGGGCGCGGAGATCTTCGCGGACTACGAGCAGCACTACGGGGAAGCGCTCGACCTGGTGATCGCGGGCATCGCGGCGGCCTACGGCGTCGACTGA
- a CDS encoding FAD-dependent oxidoreductase, with protein MDVDVLIVGAGPTGLALGVDLARRGVRAPVLERAEALFPGSRGKGLQPRTMEVFDDLGVVDAMHAAGGTYPVGMVWRNGERVGEHHMFDPVEPSEDAPYNKPWMVPQWRTQEILAARLAELGGEIAFGREVVGLTQDAEGVTAQLSGGGAVRGRYLVAADGGRSAVRRALGIGMTGETVDPNPTLVADVRITGLDRDNWHIFPPHDGGDFLAVCPLAGTEDFQLTARFPEGTDVDLTPDAIRKVLAARTHLPADALTEVRWASDFRPRAALADRFRAGRVFLAGDAAHVHSPAGGQGLNTSVQDAYNLGWKLGAVLTGGAPAALLDSYEEERRPVAAQMLDLSTGVHRGEVRRGGATRQLGLGYRESPLTEESRNAVPEDALRAGDRAPDATVDGLRLFDAFRGPHWTLLALGTDAPGVAGGPVARVVSGSAPAAYGTGLFLVRPDGYIGWAGTTPDGLDGYLRRFTTA; from the coding sequence ATGGACGTGGATGTCCTGATCGTCGGCGCGGGCCCCACCGGACTCGCCCTCGGCGTGGACCTGGCCCGGCGCGGCGTGCGCGCGCCCGTCCTGGAACGCGCGGAGGCGCTGTTCCCCGGCTCCCGGGGCAAGGGCCTCCAGCCCCGCACCATGGAGGTCTTCGACGACCTCGGCGTCGTCGACGCGATGCACGCGGCGGGCGGTACCTACCCGGTCGGCATGGTCTGGCGGAACGGCGAGCGCGTCGGCGAGCACCACATGTTCGACCCGGTCGAGCCGAGCGAGGACGCGCCGTACAACAAGCCGTGGATGGTGCCGCAGTGGCGCACCCAGGAGATCCTGGCGGCGCGGCTCGCGGAGCTGGGCGGAGAGATCGCCTTCGGCCGGGAAGTGGTCGGCCTCACGCAGGACGCGGAGGGCGTCACCGCGCAGCTGTCCGGCGGCGGTGCGGTGCGCGGCCGCTATCTGGTCGCCGCCGACGGTGGCCGCTCGGCGGTGCGCCGCGCGCTGGGCATCGGGATGACCGGAGAGACCGTCGACCCGAACCCGACGCTGGTCGCGGACGTCCGGATCACCGGTCTGGACCGCGACAACTGGCACATCTTCCCGCCCCACGACGGCGGCGACTTCCTCGCCGTCTGCCCGCTGGCCGGCACGGAGGACTTCCAGCTGACCGCCCGCTTCCCGGAGGGGACCGACGTCGACCTCACCCCGGACGCCATCCGCAAGGTCCTCGCCGCGCGCACCCACCTCCCCGCCGATGCCCTGACCGAGGTGCGCTGGGCCTCCGACTTCCGCCCCCGCGCCGCCCTGGCCGACCGCTTCCGCGCGGGCCGGGTCTTCCTCGCCGGGGACGCCGCGCACGTCCACTCCCCGGCGGGCGGCCAGGGCCTGAACACCAGCGTCCAGGACGCCTACAACCTGGGGTGGAAGCTGGGGGCGGTCCTGACGGGCGGCGCCCCGGCCGCCCTCCTGGACAGCTACGAGGAGGAGCGCCGCCCGGTCGCCGCGCAGATGCTCGACCTGTCCACCGGCGTCCACCGCGGCGAGGTCCGCCGAGGCGGCGCCACCCGCCAACTGGGGCTCGGATACCGGGAGTCGCCGCTCACCGAGGAGTCACGGAACGCGGTCCCGGAGGACGCGCTCCGGGCCGGCGACCGCGCACCCGACGCGACCGTCGACGGCCTCCGCCTCTTCGACGCCTTCCGGGGACCGCACTGGACGCTCCTCGCGCTCGGGACCGACGCACCCGGCGTCGCGGGCGGACCGGTCGCCCGGGTGGTGAGCGGGAGCGCCCCCGCGGCTTACGGCACCGGGCTCTTCCTCGTACGCCCGGACGGGTACATCGGATGGGCCGGCACCACGCCGGACGGGCTCGACGGCTACCTGCGCCGCTTCACCACCGCCTAG
- a CDS encoding glucose 1-dehydrogenase, protein MRAVTVRPSAAKSLEVCEVPDPVPGAGELLVDGISVGVCGTDREIVAGGLGRAPKGEERLIIGHESLGRVRQAPAGSGFAAGDLVVGIVRRPDPEPCGACARGEFDMCRNGRYTERGIRERHGYASRFWTVESDYAVRLDPSLERVGVLLEPATVLAKAWEQVERIGARSWFEPERVLVTGAGPIGLLAALLGRQRGLDVHVLDRVTSGPKPALVAGLGATYHSGSVDEVAAALRPDVVIEATGAGDVVLGAMRGTASYGIVCLIGVSPEAHRLPVEAGALNNALVRGNTAVVGSVNANARHYRAGAEALRRADPAWLERMITRRVPLRDAAEAFTARDGDIKVVIDLE, encoded by the coding sequence GTGCGTGCCGTGACCGTCCGGCCCTCGGCCGCGAAGAGCCTTGAGGTCTGCGAGGTGCCCGACCCGGTGCCGGGTGCGGGGGAGCTGCTGGTCGACGGGATCTCCGTGGGGGTCTGCGGCACGGACAGGGAGATCGTGGCCGGTGGGCTCGGGCGGGCGCCGAAGGGCGAGGAGCGGCTGATCATCGGGCACGAGTCGCTGGGCCGGGTGCGGCAGGCGCCCGCGGGGAGCGGCTTCGCCGCCGGGGACCTGGTCGTGGGCATCGTGCGGCGCCCCGATCCGGAACCGTGCGGCGCCTGCGCCCGGGGCGAGTTCGACATGTGCCGCAACGGGCGCTACACGGAGCGCGGGATCAGGGAACGGCACGGCTACGCCAGCCGGTTCTGGACCGTTGAGAGCGATTACGCGGTCCGGCTCGACCCGTCCCTGGAGCGCGTCGGTGTCCTGCTCGAACCGGCCACCGTGCTGGCCAAGGCGTGGGAGCAGGTCGAACGGATCGGCGCGCGCTCCTGGTTCGAGCCGGAGCGGGTCCTGGTGACCGGCGCCGGACCGATCGGCCTGCTCGCCGCGCTCCTCGGCCGGCAGCGCGGGCTGGATGTCCATGTGCTCGACCGGGTGACCTCGGGGCCGAAGCCCGCTCTGGTGGCCGGCCTGGGCGCCACGTACCACAGCGGCTCCGTCGACGAGGTGGCCGCCGCCCTCCGGCCCGACGTGGTGATCGAGGCGACGGGCGCCGGAGACGTGGTCCTCGGGGCGATGCGGGGGACCGCGAGCTACGGGATCGTCTGCCTGATAGGCGTGTCGCCCGAGGCCCACCGGCTGCCGGTGGAGGCGGGCGCGCTCAACAACGCGCTGGTGCGGGGGAACACCGCCGTGGTGGGGTCCGTCAATGCCAATGCGCGCCACTACCGGGCGGGCGCCGAAGCCCTCCGGCGCGCCGATCCGGCCTGGCTGGAGCGGATGATCACCCGGCGGGTGCCGCTGCGGGACGCCGCCGAGGCGTTCACCGCGCGGGACGGCGACATCAAGGTCGTCATCGACCTGGAGTGA